Genomic window (Candidatus Paceibacterota bacterium):
GCGGGGCGCTTGCCGAAACACAGCGCCCAGCGGGCGTCGCTGGCATCGCGGCGGTGCGCTCTGAGGATCTGGGTCTTGGTCGGGCTGGCATCACAGGTGAGATAGCCGGTTTCGGGATTGCCTGCCGGCCAGCGGGACGGCTCGAAGTTGCGCAGATAGAGCATATCGTTCTTCACGATGCCCCGGATGGGGTAGCCCCAATCGTTAGGCCGTCCGACATCATGGCGCTCTTTGCCAAGCAGCACGTGGTCACGAGAGGCCGTGACGCGGCCGGACTTGTCGGAGAAGAGAATGCTGGCCAGGCTTTGGCCCGCGCCTGGCGCCATCCCGGTCTGCGACCAGCGCAGGCCGGCCAATTCCACCAGGGTGGGGGCAAAGTCAACGAAGCTGATATAATCCTCCACCACCCGGCCGGGGCTTCGGATTCCCTGCGGCCACATGACGGCCAGCGGCAGGTGGTTCGAGTCCTGGTATGAGTGACTCTTGGCGCGCGGAAAGGGCATGCCGTTGTCGGACGTGACCAGCACGAGGGTGCGGGACAGCGCCCCCGAGTCCTCCAGCAGGGCCAGCATGCGCGAGAGGTGTTGGTCGAAGTGCTCCACTTCAAACGCGTAGTCCAGCAGGTCGTTGCGGACGGCTTCATTGTCCGGCCAGTAACCCGGGATGCGGTCCAGGTCCGGCAGCGTCTTGCCTCCTTTGGCCACCCCGCTGCCGAATTCATAACGGCGGTGCGGTTCGTAGCAGCCGAACCAAAAGCACCAGGGGGTGTCTTTGGGGGCGGCTTTGAGGAAGTCAGCGAAGTTGGCGGCATAGTCATTGACGGCAATGCCTTTGGCTGGCGGCGCGGTCTTGCGGTCGTTGAACTCCCTCCCCGTCATGCGGCGTGGCTGGCCGGCGGCATTGGTCGCCACGCCCGGCCCCCACCCCTTGGCGGTCATGCCGACGAAGTAGCCGTGCTCCCCGAGGGCCTCGGGGAAGGTCTTGAACTCGGGCGGGAAGAAGGGGTAATGGTTGCACGCCGCCTTGAGTTGCCAGGGGTTGCGGCCGGTCAGAATGCAGGAGCGCGACGGCGCGCACTTGGCGTTGGGCGTGTAGGCGCGGGTGAACAGCACGCCCTGGCGGGCGACGCGGTCGAAGGCGGGCGTCTTCACCCAGTCGCAGCCGTAGGCGCCGGCGTGGCCGCAGGACCAATCGTCCGCGATTGCGAAGAGGATGTTAGGCTTGGGCGCCGCCGCGGCGGCCCAATGGGTGGCCGCAATGGCCCCCGCCAACAGCACCGCCCGCGGGAGGGCAAAGCAATCTGAGCGGAGGCGGCGGTAGCTGCTGGCAAAGATCATGTCCTTGCCCTTTTCAGGGGAAGCGCGCGCTCAGGCGGATGAACAAAGGCGCGGTAGCGGAGACTTCGGCGCTGACTCGGAAGGTCACCTCCTCGAAGCCGGGAAGCAGGTCCGAGGGCGAGGCCGAAACCACAGTGCCGGTGAGGGAGGTCCAATGGATCAGGTCGGAGGAGGATTGATGACCGTAGATCAACTCGTGGGGGCCGGTGAGGCGGCGATGGAATCGAAATTGCAGGCGGTTGGATTCGATCTCCGCCGGAATGAGCCGGATCTCCGGGTCAGCAATCTGCGGCTGGCCGCCAAACGCATACTCGCCCAAACGGCTGGCGC
Coding sequences:
- a CDS encoding sulfatase, which codes for MIFASSYRRLRSDCFALPRAVLLAGAIAATHWAAAAAPKPNILFAIADDWSCGHAGAYGCDWVKTPAFDRVARQGVLFTRAYTPNAKCAPSRSCILTGRNPWQLKAACNHYPFFPPEFKTFPEALGEHGYFVGMTAKGWGPGVATNAAGQPRRMTGREFNDRKTAPPAKGIAVNDYAANFADFLKAAPKDTPWCFWFGCYEPHRRYEFGSGVAKGGKTLPDLDRIPGYWPDNEAVRNDLLDYAFEVEHFDQHLSRMLALLEDSGALSRTLVLVTSDNGMPFPRAKSHSYQDSNHLPLAVMWPQGIRSPGRVVEDYISFVDFAPTLVELAGLRWSQTGMAPGAGQSLASILFSDKSGRVTASRDHVLLGKERHDVGRPNDWGYPIRGIVKNDMLYLRNFEPSRWPAGNPETGYLTCDASPTKTQILRAHRRDASDARWALCFGKRPATELYDLKQDPDCLVNLAGRSLTSTLEARLQRQLFKELKAQNDPRMFGTGEQFERLPYSDPINRDFYHRFRAGEAKTPGWVNESDFEIR